The genomic segment CGACGCCGGATTCCGTTTTATCGCTCTGGCCGCCGACGTCATGTGGATGTTGCGCGCAACCCGCCAGGCGCTGCAGGAGGTGAGGTCATGAAGGGGATGGTGCAGGGCGTCGCATTGCGTGTCGCGGTCGCGACAGCATTGCTGGCGGGTGCGGCAGTAAATGGATCGGCGTATGCGCAGGACCGGGTCGCGAAGTCGAATGACCCGCAGACGCAAACTGCGGTCGCCGACTACAACGCCGGCAATCTGGGCGCGGCGCTGACTGAGTTCCGTCAGGCCGCGGAGCGCGGCAGCCGGCTCGCCGAGTTCAATTACGCGATGATGCTGCTCAACGGCGAGGGCACGGCCGCGAACGTCGAGGAAGGCAAGAAGTGGCTGCGCAAGGCCGCCGACGCCAACATGTCGCACGCTCAATATGTGTACGGCAAGATGTACGACGATGGCGAGTTCGTCGGGCGCGATCCGGTGGAGGCGCACCGCTGGTTCCTGAAGGCGGCCGAGCAGGGCCATGTGCAGGCAGAGCTTGCGCTTGCCAACCAGTTCCTCGACGGACGCGGTACCGGGCGCGACAACCAGCAGGCGTTCGTCTGGTACAAGAAGGCGGCGCAGGGCGGCGACATGACCGCGCAATACGTGACCGGCTCGTTCTACGAGCGCGGCGGCGATGGCGTCGACAAGAACCTGAACGTCGCGCGCGCGTATTACGCGGCGGCGGCGGCGCAGGGTGATCCGGCGGCGCGCTTGAAGTATCAGCAACTCAGCGCGCAATTGCGGGATCAGAAGGAAGTCAAACCGCAGTAAACGCAAAAGGGGCGCTTCCTGACATGGAGCGCCCCTTTGCGTGTGGTTCTGCCGATAAACCGCGCTAACTCTGCATCAACCGCTTCTGTCGCGCGACGCTCATGATCAGCCCGATCGCAACCCCCAGCGTGGTCAACGCGGTGCCGCCGTAACTCATGAACGGCAAGGGCACGCCGACCACCGGCAAGATCCCGCTCACCATGCCGATGTTGACGAACGCGTAGGTGAAGAACGCCATCGTCAGCGAGCCGGCCAGTAATCGCCCGAACAGGGTTGCGCCATTGGCCGCGATATACAAGCCCCGCGCTATCAGTAGCATGTAGAGCGTGAGCAGCACGACCCCGCCGGCCAGTCCAAACTCCTCGGAGAACACCGCGAAAATAAAGTCAGTGTGCTTCTCGGGGATGAACTCCAGATGCGCCTGCGTGCCCTTCAGCCAGCCTTTGCCCAGCGGACCACCCGAGCCGATCGCAATCACCGCCTGGATCGTGTGGAAGCCCTTGCCGAGCGGATCGGAAGTCGGATCGAGCAGCGTACAGATCCGGTGCTTCTGATAGTCGTGCATCAGCGGCCATTGCACTTCGGGCTGACAGATCTTGTCCTGGAACGTGGCGATGGCAGCGACGGCGATCACGCCTGCAACCAGCACCGGCACGATCAGCTTGAAACTCAAACCCGCGAAGTAAATCACGAAGAGACCGGCCGCGAAGACCAGCACGGCGGTTCCGAGGTCGGGCTGCTTCGCGATCAACGCGACCGGCACGATGAGAATCACGAAGCCGACCAGATAGTCGTACCAGCGCATCACGCCTTCGCGTCGCTGGTAGTACCAGGCGAGCATCAACGGCGTGGCGATCTTCAGGATTTCAGACGGCTGGATCACCACGCCGACATTGATCCAGCGCTTGGCGCCTTTTCGCGTCAGTCCGAATGCCGCGACCGCTATCAGTAGCGCGATCCCGAATGTATAGAGCGGGACCGCGAAGCGCATCAGCGTGGTGGGTGGCACATTGGCGAGCGCCCACATCAGCACGAACGTCAGCAGAATGTTGCGCAACTGGTCTTCCACGCGGCCCGGCACGTCCAGGCTCGCGCTGTACAGCGTGACAATGCCCACGCACAGCAGCAAAAACACGATCAGTGCGAGCGGACGGTCGAAGCCCGCGAACATCTTCTTCAGGCGGTCGATCCAGGCGCGCTTGTCGAATTGCATGCCTTTCTCCTTACTCGTCTATGCCGCCGGAAACCGGCTGGCGTGGCGACGCGGCGTGCACGTCGTCATCCCGTGAAGGAGCGGTGGCCGTAGGCGCGGGCTCGCTGGCAGGACGGGGTTTATGCGGTGCGCCGGATTTACGCGACGCAGAATTTTTTGCAGTGGAAGAAGCGGACACCGCCGCAGATGCACCCGCCGCGCCCGCTTTGGCAGCCGACGCCGCGACCGGTGCGGAAGCCGGATTCGCTCCCGAAGCCGCACCCGCCGCAGCAGCGGAAGCGCCCACCGCCGCCGACGCCGCGCCGGGAATCGGCAATGCGGTGAAACCCGCCGCGATCCTGACCGGCTGCGGTTCCTGAGGCGCAGGCGCATCGCCGACTTCAGGCGCGGACGCGTCCTGAGTCGCAGACGCCGCCGCTGCCACAGCCGCCGCTTCAGCACCCGGCTTGTTCTTGTCGACGAGGTAGTAGTCGAGCACCTTGCGCGCGATCGGCCCCGCCGATTCCGCGCCCCAGCCGCCATTTTCAACGATCAGCGCGACGGCGATTTTCGGGTTGTCCACCGGAGCGAAGGCGGTGAAAAGTGCGTGGTCGCGCAGATGCTCGGCGATGGCATGACCTTTGTAGTTGGCGCCTTGCAGCGAGTACACCTGCGCCGTTCCGGTCTTGCCGGCCGCCTGATACTGCGCGCCGATAAACAGTTTGGCCGCCGTGCCGTTCGATATCACGCCTTCCATCGCATGCTTGATGATGTCGATGTCCGACTGTTTGACGTCGATCTTGTCGCTCGGCGCGCGCACGACCGCGCGGGTGTCTTTGGTGATCGGGTTTTCGATGTCGCGCACCAGGTGCGGCTTCATCACGACGCCGTTGTTCGCAAGCGTGGCGACGGCGTGAGCGAGCTGCAGAATCGTGAACGAGTTGTAGCCCTGGCCGATGCCCAGGCTGATCGTTTCGCCTTCGTACCAGCGTTGCTGTTCGGGGCGGCGGTAGGCTTTGCGCTTCCATTCCGTCGACGGCAGGATGCCCTTGGCCTCGCCCGCGATGTCGATGCCGGTGATCTGGCCGAAACCCCACGGCTTCATGAAATTGGCGATGTTGTTCACGCCGAGATCGTGCGCGAGCATGTAGAAATACGTGTCGTTCGACACCACGATCGCGCGGTTCATGTCGACCCAGCCCTGGCCCGAGCGCACGTCGTTGCGGAACGTATGGCCGCCGAACGTGTAGAAGCCCGGGTCCTGGAAGCCCCAGCCGGGCGTGCGCTTATGCAGTGTCAGCGCGGCCAGCGCCATGAACGGCTTGTACGTCGAACCCGGCGGATACGTGCCGTGCAGCGGACGGTTCAGCAGCGGGTGGTCCGGTGAGTTGTTCAGGTCGTCCCAGGTCTGCTGATCGATCCCATCGACGAAAGAATTCGGATCAAAGCTCGGCGCCGACACGAACGCGAGCACGTCGCCGGTGGACGGCTCGATCGCCACCAGCGCGCCGCGACGGCCCGCGAATGCCTGCTCGGCGACCTGC from the Paraburkholderia fungorum genome contains:
- the mrdA gene encoding penicillin-binding protein 2, whose product is MTEFKDTQQQLSKFRLRVAAAGLFVFVCFGLIGFRFLFLQVWHYSKYSLQADENRISVAPIVPNRGIITDRNGVVLAKNYSAYTLEITPSKLNDSLENVIDNLATVVSIDARDRRRFKKLQEDSKNFESLPIRTRLTDDEVARFTAQRFRFPGVEVRARLFRQYPLGPTAAHVIGYIGRISQRDQDRIDDASDQNDSDPDHYDPRLDANNYKGTDYIGKIGVEQSYETELHGQTGFEEVEVTAGGRPVRTLSRTQATPGNNLVLSLDIGLQQVAEQAFAGRRGALVAIEPSTGDVLAFVSAPSFDPNSFVDGIDQQTWDDLNNSPDHPLLNRPLHGTYPPGSTYKPFMALAALTLHKRTPGWGFQDPGFYTFGGHTFRNDVRSGQGWVDMNRAIVVSNDTYFYMLAHDLGVNNIANFMKPWGFGQITGIDIAGEAKGILPSTEWKRKAYRRPEQQRWYEGETISLGIGQGYNSFTILQLAHAVATLANNGVVMKPHLVRDIENPITKDTRAVVRAPSDKIDVKQSDIDIIKHAMEGVISNGTAAKLFIGAQYQAAGKTGTAQVYSLQGANYKGHAIAEHLRDHALFTAFAPVDNPKIAVALIVENGGWGAESAGPIARKVLDYYLVDKNKPGAEAAAVAAAASATQDASAPEVGDAPAPQEPQPVRIAAGFTALPIPGAASAAVGASAAAAGAASGANPASAPVAASAAKAGAAGASAAVSASSTAKNSASRKSGAPHKPRPASEPAPTATAPSRDDDVHAASPRQPVSGGIDE
- a CDS encoding tetratricopeptide repeat protein; its protein translation is MKGMVQGVALRVAVATALLAGAAVNGSAYAQDRVAKSNDPQTQTAVADYNAGNLGAALTEFRQAAERGSRLAEFNYAMMLLNGEGTAANVEEGKKWLRKAADANMSHAQYVYGKMYDDGEFVGRDPVEAHRWFLKAAEQGHVQAELALANQFLDGRGTGRDNQQAFVWYKKAAQGGDMTAQYVTGSFYERGGDGVDKNLNVARAYYAAAAAQGDPAARLKYQQLSAQLRDQKEVKPQ
- the rodA gene encoding rod shape-determining protein RodA, which codes for MQFDKRAWIDRLKKMFAGFDRPLALIVFLLLCVGIVTLYSASLDVPGRVEDQLRNILLTFVLMWALANVPPTTLMRFAVPLYTFGIALLIAVAAFGLTRKGAKRWINVGVVIQPSEILKIATPLMLAWYYQRREGVMRWYDYLVGFVILIVPVALIAKQPDLGTAVLVFAAGLFVIYFAGLSFKLIVPVLVAGVIAVAAIATFQDKICQPEVQWPLMHDYQKHRICTLLDPTSDPLGKGFHTIQAVIAIGSGGPLGKGWLKGTQAHLEFIPEKHTDFIFAVFSEEFGLAGGVVLLTLYMLLIARGLYIAANGATLFGRLLAGSLTMAFFTYAFVNIGMVSGILPVVGVPLPFMSYGGTALTTLGVAIGLIMSVARQKRLMQS